Below is a window of Paraburkholderia azotifigens DNA.
ATGCGCGGTGCGGAACAGCGCCGCGAGCACGGGCCGTTCGTACTGTCGATGGATATAGCGGATCGGCGTCCAGTCCAGTTCCGCGAAGCGCCCGTTGATGCGTCCCGATTCGCCTTCCAGCTGCAGGCGGATTTCCTGATAGGCGTGCAAATCGGAACGCGTCGGCGGCGCGATCTGCAGGAACGACACCTTGTCGCGATATGACGGCGAGTGCTCCAGCAGCCGCTCGAACGCGCGAAAACGCTCGACCAGCCCCTTCGAGTAATCGAGCCGGTCCACGCTCATGATCAGCTTGCGCGCGTGCAGCGTCGCCTCGATCGTGCGCACGGGCTTGTCGCCCTCGCCCGCTTTCGCCAGTTCGGCGATTTCGTCGGGATACACGCCGATCGGATACGCAGCCGCGCGTAACGTGCGGCCGAATGCGTGCACCACGGTCGGCGCCTGTTCATGCGTCGTTGCTTCGACCGATCCGTCCGCCTCGTTGACGATGTAATCGCAGAACGCGCGCAGATCCGGCTTCGTCTGGAAGCCGAGCAGATCGAACGAACAGAGCGCTTCGACGAGCGCGCGATGCGGCGGCACGGCCAGCAGCACCTGCGCCGCGGGAAACGGAATGTGCAGGAAGAAACCGATGCGGTTTTTCACGCCGGCCGCGCGCAACGCCTGCGCGAACGGGATCAGGTGATAGTCGTGAACCCAGATCACGTCGTCTTCACGCAGCAACGGCACCAGCTGTTGAGCAAGCCACGTGTTCACGCGGCAATAGCCTTCGAAATCGTGCCGGTCGAACTGCAGCAGATCCGGCCGATAGTGAAACGCGGGCCACAGCGTCGCATTCGAAAAGCCGCGGTAGTACTGATCGTAGTCGCGGCGCACGAGACCGATGGTCGCGAACGTCACAGGGCCGCGTTCTTCGACCTTGATCTGCGGCTGACCGGAGCCGAGCACGTCGCCACTCCAGCCGAACCACATGCCGCCCGTTTCTTTCAATGCGTCGTACACGCCCACGGCCAGGCCGCCCGCCGCCGGGCCGCCTTCCGAGATCGGCGCGACGCGGTTCGATACGATGATCAATCGGCTCATGTCGCGTGGTTTCCGTACTGAATGGGGGCGAAGCGCCAAACGAATGCCGTCATGCGCTGCGCGCCGCCGCGACGATCTCCGACAGCCATGCGAGCAGCGCGTTTACCGAGCCGATGCGCGAGCGCGCAATGGTGTCGCCGCCGCCGACCTTGATCGACAGGCCGCCGTGATCGTTGACGACTGCAAAGCCTTTTTCGTCGGTGAGATCGTCGCCGGCGAAGATCGGCGTGCGGCCCGTGAACGGCGGCTCGTCGAGAAATGCGCGCAGTGCGCGGCCTTTGTCGACGTCCTTCGGCTTGATTTCGTAGACCATCTTTCCCGGTTGCAGCACATACGCGTCCGGATAGTCGGCCACGAGCCGGGTCGTCGCTCCGCGCGCCACCGGTTCGCGATCGGGCGCATTGCGGTAATGCAGCGCGAGGGCCGCGCCCTTGATCTCGAGCAGCATGCCGGGATTCGCGTTGACGACGTCCGCGAGAATCTGCTCCATGCGCAGCAGCCGCTCGTCGTTAAAGCCGACGCGTTGCGTGTCGCCGTTCGCGTCGCGCCGCTCGGCGCCGTGCAGGCCGGCGATGGGCAGATCGGGCATGCCGAGAAACTGGTCAATGCTGTCGATGCCCCGCCCCGACACGATCGCTACCGCGCCGTTCGTCAGACGCCGCAACTCGGCGAGCAAGACGATCGCCTCGGGCTGCACGAGCACGCCGTCGGGTGTGGGTGCCAGATCGACGAGCGTGCCGTCGAAATCGAAGAAAAACGCTGTCTCGCTCGGAGACAGAAAAGCGGGAAGTGCTTGCATCGGTGTACGTTGCCTCTCAGCCGCTTGCAGCCGGAAAAGTGTGCGCATCTTACCGCGCATCGGTCGTTTTTTCGAGAAAGTGAGTTTTCGGCGAGCGCGGGCGAGCGATCCAGGCCGCCCGTCGGCGAAGCGGAATGCAAATTCCGCACAATCCCGCTACAGCCGCCTTTCATTGCGCTGCGGCATATTGACTCGCTTTCCGCCTCAAAAGCCCACGGTACAACGACGCGCGGCAAATTGCGATAGAGTCGCAACGGCGCCCGCCGTGGAATAACGCGGCGCGCGATCCGGTTGTACCCGTCGCGGCGCGCAGTTTGCGTTCCGTTCTAAATCGAGTCGTCGAAACTGCCTTTGTTCCCGAAAGCATTGGTGTTCCACTTGCGCTCCCTCGCCTCACACGCTTCCTTGCGACGGCGCCTCACGGCGCTGGCCATCGCGCTGTGCGCTACGCTCGGCGGCGCGGGATGCTCGCAGCACAGCGAGCCATGGCAACTGACGGACGTCAGCGGTCACCTGCCCGATCTCGATTTCAGGCTGACGGGCGACGACGGCAGACCTGTGGCGGCGGAGTCGCTCAAAGGCCGTGCGTCGCTCGTCTATTTCGGCTACACGCATTGCCCGGATGTTTGCCCGGAGACAATGGGACGTCTGATGCAGGTCATCGACAAACTCGGACCGGACGCGCGGAAGGTGCGCATCCTGTTCGTCAGCGTCGATCCTGCGCGCGACACGCCCAAGGCATTGCACGACTATGTCGGCGCATTCGATCCGCAGCATGCGCGGGGACTGACGGGCACGGACGCGCAGATCGAGAACATGGCGCGGCACTACCGCGTCGCATATCAGATGGAAAAGCGCGAACCGAATGGCAACTACGAAGTGACGCACAGTTCGGCCGTCTACATTTTCGACGCGCACAACCGCGCGCGTCTGCTCGCCACGGACCACGACACGCCCGACGTCATCGCGAGGGACGTGCGCCGTATCATCGAAGACCAATCCTGATTTCTCACAGGCTCACCATGACACAACGAATCAAAACGCTTTCGACGCTTCACACGCTGCTTTGCGCCGCCGCTTTCGCCTTTGCCGCGACAGGCAGCATGGCGGCGCACGCCGCGGACAGCAAGCGGGCCATCGCCGTGCAGAACGCATGGGTCCGCTGGCTGCCGAACAATCTGCCCGCTGCCGCCTACGTCACGCTCACCAATTCGAGCGACAAGCCGATCGATCTCGTCGACGTGTCGAGCGCCGACTACGGCAGCGCGATGCTGCATCAGACGGTATCGAACGGATCGACGCAAAAAATGGTGATGGTCGACAAGCTCACGGTGCCCGCGCATGGTCAGGCATCGATTGCACCGGGCGGCTATCACGTGATGCTCGAAGAAGCGAAGCACAAGATCGCGCCCGGCGACACCGTTCATCTGAAGCTGCAGTTCTCCGACGGCGAAATACTCGATGCGCCGTTTGCCGTGAAATCGCCCGCTGCAGCCAAGTAACGCCGGGTGAACCTGCGCGAACTGACGCGATGAACCTGCTCTATTGGCTCGAACCCTGGGAACCGTCGCCGACCGTGGTGATCGCGATGCTGCTCGCCGCCGTGCTGTTTGCGCGCGGCGTGCGCAAGGCGAAGGTTTCGCTGGGGCGGCAACTGTCGTTCTGGTTCGGGCTAGCGGCACTCTATGTCGCGCTGCATACGCGGCTCGACTATTTCTTCGAGCATGAGTTCTTCATGCATCGCGCGCAGCATCTGGTGCTGCATCATCTCGGGCCGTTCTTCATCGCGCTGTCGTATCCGGGCGCGGCGCTGCGCGCGGGCATTCCGTTCGCGTGGCGGCAACGCTATCTGCGTCCCGCGCTGCAGACACGCTGGACGCACGCGACACTCGACGTGCTGTTTCATCCCGTCGTCGCCGTCGTTCTGTTCGTTGGACTGATCTATTTCTGGCTGCTCTCGCCGATTCATTTCGTCGCGATGCTCGACTGGCGGCTGTATCGCGTGATGAACTGGAGCATGGTGATCGACGGCTTGATGTTCTGGTGGCTCGTGCTCGATTCCCGACCGGCGCCGCCGGCACGGCTCGCGCCGGGTCGCCGGATCTTGATCGTCGTCGCCGCGATCCCGCCGCAGATCGTGCTCGGCGCATTCATCTTCTTCTCGCCGCGAGAGTTGTATCCCGTTTATTCGATCTGCGGACGCGCTTTCACCTGGCTCAGTCCGATGCGCGATCAGCAGATCGGCGGACTGTTGCTATGGATTCCTGGTTCGATGATGAGCGTGATCGGCGCACTGCTCGCATTACGTCATTGGATGAGACTGTCCGCGCGAGCTCGTCTGCGCGATGAGAAACATGCGGACGTCACAGCGGCGGCTCGTATGCAAACGTCATCAAGCGCGCTGCACGCCAATCACCATTGAGACGCGGTAAGCGTCAGGCAGAACGCATCCAGACATGCGGAATGCCATCTTCTTCGTGCACGTCGGAAACGGGCTCGAAGCCGAACGCGCCATAGAACGCTTGCAGATGCGCCTGCGCGTGCAGGCGGATGGGCGTGGCCGGCCACTGCGCGTGGATGTGGGCCAGCACCTGTTCGAGCATCGCGCGGCCGAGGCCTTGTCCGCGGAAATCGACGGTCGTCAGTACGCGGCCGATGCGAATATCGGCATCCTCACCGTCGGGCAGCAGCACACGCAGATATCCCGCCAGGGGCGCGCGCTTGTCGCGTGCCTGCTGGCCATACGCAAGCAGATGCCACGCTTCGGTATCGAGACCGTCGACGTCGCCATACAGACAGTTCTGCTCGATCACGAAGACGGCCGCGCGTGCCGCGAGCATGTCGTAGACTTCGACGCTGGTCAGGTCGTCGAAGGCCTTCCAGCGCCATTCGATAGGAGAAGCGGCTTTGCTTTGCATAGGTTGCTGCCCGGTCATGGCGTTGCTTTGAACAGGATGGCGAAGCAGTCGATTATGCCGCGGCGATCGGACGATGCACAGGCGGGACAACGCCCTCTTCCGCAGAACGACTGCACGAATCACCACACGCGAAAAATACGCGATGAAAAAAGAAAAGCCCCGACATGTCGGGGCTTTTCTTTGCTTCTGGAGGCGCGAACCGGAGTCGAACCGGTCTAAACGGCTTTGCAGGCCGCTGCATAACCGCTTTGCTATCGCGCCACAAGCGGACTGCTGAACCGTACTCAGTTGCATCTGCAACGGCTCGCAGATTTTTCTTTACATCAACCCCGATAACACGACATCAAGGTCAACGGTGTTCAACGCTTCTTCCGAAGCATCAAACAAAAAGGGAAGCTTGGCTTCCCCCTGTGTTTGGAGCGGGAGACGAGTCTCGAACTCGCGACCTCAACCTTGGCAAGGTTGCGCTCTACCAACTGAGCTACTCCCGCATAAATCTGCCACTTACTGCTACTGCAACGTTTCGCTTACTGCTTGCCGCAACACGCTGCTTTAAAAGCTGGAGCGGGAGACGAGTCTCGAACTCGCGACCTCAACCTTGGCAAGGTTGCGCTCTACCAACTGAGCTACTCCCGCATTTTGCTGCTGTTTTCTCCCGTGTTTCGCGCTGTTTGTTAGCGCGTGCACCGGAGAAACGAGATTATGTAGAAGGCGCGGAATCGTGTCAACTCTTTTTGTACGAGAGATTCAAAATTTTAGTACCCTCTCGATTGCCACGCGTTCGTCACGCCATTCCGCCGCGCTCGCGAATCTGCGGCCACGCGAGCTTCATGTAGTACAGCATCGACCATATCGTCAGGAACGCAGCGAGATAGATGAGCCACAAACCCCACACGCGCGTGTCGATCGAAAACGCGCCGAACGACAGCGGGCCATAGAACAGCAACATCGGGATCGCTGTCATCTGGCAGGCCGTCTTGAACTTGCCGAGCGAATTCACGGCAACGCTTTTCGATGCGCCGATCTGCGCCATCCATTCGCGCAGCGCCGAAATCGCGATCTCGCGGCCGACGATCACGAGCGCGATCGCCGAGTCGAGACGCGACAGCTGCACGAGCACGAGCAGCGCAGCCGTCACCATCAGCTTGTCGGCGACGGGATCGAGGAACGCGCCGAAGGCCGACGTCTGATTCCATTTGCGTGCGAGAAAGCCGTCGAACCAGTCGGTCAGCGCCGCGAGAATGAAGATCGTCGCCGCGGCCAGATTGCGGTGCATCGGACTCAGCATCATGTCCGGCAGATAGAACACACCCACCACGAGCGGAATCAACACAATCCGCAGCCACGTCAGGAAGATCGGAAAATTAAACGGCATGGGGCAGGCGCTACGTTCTGAGATAAGAGATGCAATTGTGCCGGTTCACCGGGCGAGCCACAAGCAACGCCCCGCCGCGAGAGTGTGGGAGGCTTCCGGGCGCGCCCGGGCCGCGCATCAATGCAGCTGGCGGTAAATCTGCTCGGCGAGCGCACGCGAGATGCCTTCGACGCTCGCCAGATCGTCGATACTCGCCGCCACCACGCCGCGCAAGCCGCCGAAGCGCGCGAGCAACCGCTGACGGCGTTTCGCGCCGACGCCTTCCAGCTCCTCGAGCCGCGACGTCTGCCGCGTCTTGCCGCGCTTCGCACGCATGCCTGTGATCGCGAAGCGGTGCGCTTCGTCGCGGATCTGTGCGACCAGCATCAGCGCCGCGCTTTCCTTGCCGAGTTCGAGCGACGGCCGGCCGTCCGCGAACACGAGCGTTTCGAGACCGACCTTGCGGCCCTCGCCCTTCGCCACACCGACGAGCATGCCGAGATCCAGCCCGAGTTCGTTGAACACCTGACGCGCGATCTCGACCTGACCCTTGCCGCCGTCGATCAACACGATGTTCGGCAGTTGGCCGCCCGCAGCGGCGGGTTCCGCGCCTTCGGGCGCGGCGGCGGGATCGTCGGCCGCTTCCGGCTGTAACTCGGTTGCTTCGTCGTTCGCGTTGGCCGCCGCCTGCGCGACCATCTTTTCGTAGCGGCGCGTGAGCACCTGACGCATCGCCGCGTAGTCGTCGCCGGGCGTGATGCCCGTGATGTTGTAGCGCCGGTATTCGGACGACTGCATCTTGTGGTGATGAAATACGACGCACGACGCCTGCGTTGCTTCGCCCATCGTATGGCTGATGTCGAAGCACTCGATGCGCAGATGGGCGAGGTCTTCGCATTCGAGCGACAGCGTGTCGGCCAGCGAGCGCGTGCGCGATTGTTGCGAGCCCTGCTCGGACAGCAGCCGCGCAAGCGCGATCTTCGCGTTCTGCTCAGCCATCGCGAGCCAGGCGCGCTTTTGCCCTTGCGGCTGCCGCAGCAGCGTGACCTTGTGGCCCGCCTGCTCGATCAGCAGGTCGACGAGTTCGCGGCTCGCGGGCGCATGACTGACCACGAGCACGGGCGGCACCCGGTTGCCCAGGTAATGCTGCGCGATGAACGCTTCGAGCACTTCGGATTCGATTCCAGGCGTGCGATGCGGCTTCTTGTCTGTATCGGCGGCGACTTCTTCGGACTCGCTGGTTTCGTCGGCGCCTGCTTCCGAAGCCGCTACGTCGACGCTCAGTGCTTCATCGGATTCTTCACCCAGTTCCGCTTCGACATCGATCACCGATGCAGACTCGGCCAGCGCCAGCCCGTCACCGTCTTCGAGACCGCCCTCGTCCGCCGTCAGCGCGCTTTCGACATGCGTCGGAAAGTAAGCCTTGTCGCCGAGATGCCGTCCGCCGCGCACCATCGCGAGATTCACGCAGACGCGTCCGCCGAGCGCGACGACGGCCAGAATGTCGACATCGCTGTCGCCGCCGACTTCGATGGCCTGCTGATGCAGCACCGTCGACAGCGAACTCATCTGATTGCGCACGGCAGCCGCCTGCTCGAACTTCAGTTCGCTGGCGAATGCGTGCATCTTCTGCTCGAGCTCTTTCATCACTTCCGACTGACGTCCGAGCAGAAACCGCGACGCATTGGACACATCGCGCGCATAGTCTTCTTCGGTGATCGCGCCGACGCAGGGCGCCGTGCATCGTCCGATCTGATGCAGCAGACAAGGCCGCGTGCGGTTGTTGAATACGGAGTCTTCGCAGGTGCGCAACTGGAACACGCGCTGCAGGATCTGAATGCTCTCACGCACAGCCCACGCGCTGGGAAACGGTCCGAAATACTGGTTCTTCTTGTCGACAGAACCGCGGTAATAGGCCATGCGCGGAAACTGATGCCCGGTCAGCTTGAGATACGGATATGACTTGTCGTCGCGAAACAGGATGTTGTAGCGCGGCGCCAAAGCCTTGATCAGATTGTTCTCAAGCAGCAGCGCTTCCGCTTCCGAACGCGTGACCGTCGTTTCAATCTTCATGATCCGCGACACCATCATCGCGATGCGGGGCGACAGCAGTGTCTTCGTGAAATAGCTCGACACGCGCTTCTTCAGGTCGCGCGCCTTGCCCACGTACAGCACTGCGCCATGCGCGTCGTAATAACGGTAGACGCCGGGCATGTGCGGCAACTGGCGCAGCACCTTTTTCGGGTCGAAGTCTTCGGCGGCGGATTCGGGCGCACCGGACTTTGCGGCTTGCCGGGTAGTCCGATCAGCGGCCTGATCGGCGGCGGAATCGGCGGCTCGGGAGGAATCGGATCGGGGCATGCAGAATCGGCGTGGACGCCGTGCGCTGACGGCGCGTCATGTGGGTGATGTGCTTTAGAATCGCCAGTTTAGAACATTCCGCCCGCGCCCGAACCCAGGCGCCGCCATCATGTCCTCCGCTTCCACTCAAGCGTCACGGCCGTCGAGGATCGCGTGCGACATTTTCTGCGCCGTGATCGACAACTTCGGCGATATCGGCGTCTGCTGGCGGCTCGCGCGGCAACTCGCCGGCGAGCACGGCTGGCAGGTGCGCCTGCTGGTCGACGACCTGCATGCGTTTCAGAAGCTCAATGCATCCGTCGACGTGAAGCGTGCGCGACAGACGGTGGGCGGCATCGTTATTGAGCACTGGCACGAGCCCGCGCACGCGGGCGATACGCTGCAGGTAGCCGACGTCGTGATCGAAGCATTCGCGTGCGAATTGCCGCATGCGTACATCGAGGCGATGGCGCGGCGCGAGCGCGCGCCCGTCTGGTTCAATCTCGAGTATCTGAGCGGCGAGGACTGGGTCGCGGATTTTCATCTGCGGCCGTCGCCGCATCCGCGTCATGCGTTGATGAAAACGTTCTTCTTCCCGGGACTCGGCAAAGGCACGGGCGGCGTGTTGAAAGAAGGCGATCTGGATGCGCGCCGCGCGGCGTTCGAAACATCGCCCGACGCGCGCGATGCCTGGTGGCAAGCAAAAACAGGCGGTGCATCGCCCTCGAAAGACGCGACGGTCATCTCGCTGTTCGCGTACGAAAACCCCGCCGTCGACAGCCTGCTCGAGCAATGGCGCGACGCCAACCATGAGATCGTGCTGCTCGTGCCCGAGGGCCGCATTTCGGGCGCGATCGCGCGGTTTTTCGGGTTGCCGACGTTCGCGGCCGGCGCGCAGGCAACGCGCGGCAGCCTGCGCGCTCACGCGCTTGCGTTCACCGACCAGCCCGGCTACGACGAACTGCTATGGGCAAGCGACATCAATTTCGTGCGCGGTGAGGACTCGTTCGTGCGCGCCCAATGGGCCGCAAAGCCGTTCGTCTGGCACATCTATCCGCAAGCCGATGACGCCCACCTGCCCAAGCTCGATGCCGCCCTCGCACACTACGCACACGGCCTTCCCGCCGACGCCCGCGCTGCGCTCGGCCGCTTCTGGCACGCATGGAACGGCAACGGCACGCCCGACTGGTCCGATTGGCAGCGTCATCGGGCGCGCCTCGACGCCCGCGCAGCCGCATGGGCGCGCGAACTGGCGTCGATCGGCGATCTCGCGGGAAATCTCGCCGGATTCGCAAAAAGTCAGTTAAAATAAGCGGTTATCCAACGGCCGACGACGCAAGCGCGGCACGACGGCGCAGCCGGCGGCGGATTCCGAGTCCGCCCTCACGGCCATGTCAGTCAGTGTCACACGCGTACGCGCCCGCTTCGGGTAAAAGAAGCAGACGGACGAAGCACGGAACGAAGCCTCGCAGATATCAGGCACGTTCCGGCCAGCACCGGCCCCGCTCACCGCGCAATCCAGTTTGGTCCACCTTCACGGTATCCAACCGGGAGTCAAATCGGGAGTCAGACAGACTGACAAGCCGGTTGGCACGCGTGCCGGGCGCCGAACCCGCTTACGCCGTATGCCGTTGAGCACAAGTTGAGGCACCTTATTTCGTACAGGACAGTTTTATGAAGATCGCTCAAGAACTCCGCACCGGCAACGTGGTGATGATCGGCAACGACGCGATGGTCGTGCAGAAGGCCGAATACAACAAGTCGGGCCGTAACGCCGCCGTCGTCAAGATGAAGTTCAAGAACCTGCTGACGGGCGCAGGCATGGAAACCGTCTACAAGGCGGACGACAAGTTCGACGTCGTCGTGCTGGACCGCAAGGAAGTGACGTACTCGTACTTCGCTGACCCGATGTACGTGTTCATGGACGCCGACTACAACCAGTACGAAGTCGAAGCCGAAATGATGGGCGACGCGCTGAACTACCTTGAAGACGGCATGACTTGCGAAGTCGTGTTCTACAACGAGAAGGCGATCTCCGTCGAGCTGCCCACCACCCTCGTCCGCGAAATCATCTACACGGAACCGGCCGTCAAGGGCGATACGTCGTCGGGCAAGGTTCTGAAGACGGCCAAGCTGCACACCGGCTTCGAACTGCAAGTGCCGCTCTTCTGCAACATCGGCGACAAGATCGAAATCGACACGCGTACCAACGAATACCGCAGCCGCGCATAAACTTGAATCGCGCTGCTTTGCATTCGTCTTAAACCCTGAGTCAATTCAGGGTTTTTGAATTAAAAAGCGCCCTTCGGGGCTAATGCCGTTCAGTTAAGCACTGAACGGCATTTTTGCTTTTGATGCGGGAAGGTGTTGTAAACGAAGCGCCGAGCTGTTAACTTTTCGGCGCGATGCTCTCCAGTCACCTGACCTTCCTGCTCGAAGCGCAACAGCCGGCCGACATGAGCCGGCTGGCTGAGCATCTGCCCTACGAGTGGATCGAGCGCGCGGTGCAGGCCACAGGCGCAGCGAGTATCCGGCGCCGGCGCCTGCCTGCTGAGCAGGTGGTCTGGCTGGTGATCGCACTGGCAATGTACCGTCACTGGTCGATCAGTGAGGTGCTCGACGGTCTCGATCTGGCCTTGCCCAACCAGGCCGCGCCGTTTGTCAGCAAGAGCGCGGCGGCGCAGGCACGCCAACGCATCGGCGAGGCACCGATGGCGTGGCTGTTTGAGCAGACAGCACGGGCCTGGACGACTCAGGACGCGGCTCATCATGCGTTCAAGGGGTTAAGTCTATGGGCGATGGACGGCACCACGCTACGCACGCCCGACAGCCCGGCCAACCGTGAGCACTTTGGTGCGCAGGGTTATGCCAGTGGCAAGGTGGCCAGTTATCCGCAGGTGCGCGCCGTGACGCTCACCGCGATTCCGACCCATCTGGTCGCGGGTATCAATTTCGGTCGCTACGACACCAACGAAATGGTGTACGCCAAAAGCCTGCTGCCGCAGATCCCGGAAGACTCGCTGACGGTGTTCGACAAGGGCTTTCTGGCTGCAGAAATCCTGTGTGGCCTGACGATGAACGCGCGCAATCGCCACTTCCTGATTCCAGCCAAAGCCAATACCTGTTGGGAAGTCATCTCCGGTACCGCTGACGATGCGACGGTGCGCATGCGCGTCTCGCCGCAGGCCCGCAAGAAGTGTCCGGCTTTGCCCGAATTCTGGAATGCGCGGGCGATCCGGACCATCGACGCGCGCGGACGTGAGCGCGTGCTGCTGACTTCGCTGGGGGATCGCCGACGCTTCAAACCTGCCGATATCGTTGCCTGCTACGAGCGCCGCTGGCAGATCGAAACCAGTTACGGAGAACTCAAGCAATCGATGCTGGGTTCGGAGTTGACCTTGCGCAGCCGCACCGTCGAAGGGGTGTATCAGGAGATCTGGGGCGCGTTGATCGCCTACAACCTGGTTCGCCGCGAGATCGCCTGCGCCGCATGGGAAGCGAAACTCGCGCCGACCGATATCAGCTTCGTGCGAGCCCTCCATACGATCCAGCACGAAATGATGTGGGCTGCCGTCACCCCGGCCTACGCAAAACTGCCCGCCTGTCTGCAGCGTCTACGCGAACGGCTCAAGTCCCTGCCCAATGAAAAACGACCCGGCCGCGCATGCGACCGGGTCGTCAAATCCCGCCCTTCACGTTACACCGTTCGGTACCTTAGAAAAGACCTTAACTGAACGGCATTAGCCCTTCGGGGCGCTTTTTCTTTTTTTCGCGACCGTGTATGGTGGTGGAAAACTTTACCGGCCTGACATGCAATTTTGCCAGGCCGATCTCTGATGGGGCATTTTTTAGCCCGCGTTCGCGCTGCTTTTCGAGATAGGACGCTGTGGCACAACTTCTGCTTGACGAAGACTTCAGGCCTATAAGGCTTTTCGTTCATTCGGAAAACACGGGAGGTGTGCCATGAACAACGATATCGCTGAAGGCAAGTGGAAACAGATGATCGGCAAGGCGAAAACCGCGTGGGGCGAACTCACGGACGACGAGTTGACCAAGGCGGAAGGCCGCGCCGACAAGCTGGCGGGGCTGATCCAGGAACGCTACGGCAAGACGCGCGACGAAGCGGAACTCGAAGTGCGCCGTTTCTTCGACCGCAACCGGGACTTCTGA
It encodes the following:
- a CDS encoding IS4 family transposase, which gives rise to MLSSHLTFLLEAQQPADMSRLAEHLPYEWIERAVQATGAASIRRRRLPAEQVVWLVIALAMYRHWSISEVLDGLDLALPNQAAPFVSKSAAAQARQRIGEAPMAWLFEQTARAWTTQDAAHHAFKGLSLWAMDGTTLRTPDSPANREHFGAQGYASGKVASYPQVRAVTLTAIPTHLVAGINFGRYDTNEMVYAKSLLPQIPEDSLTVFDKGFLAAEILCGLTMNARNRHFLIPAKANTCWEVISGTADDATVRMRVSPQARKKCPALPEFWNARAIRTIDARGRERVLLTSLGDRRRFKPADIVACYERRWQIETSYGELKQSMLGSELTLRSRTVEGVYQEIWGALIAYNLVRREIACAAWEAKLAPTDISFVRALHTIQHEMMWAAVTPAYAKLPACLQRLRERLKSLPNEKRPGRACDRVVKSRPSRYTVRYLRKDLN
- a CDS encoding CsbD family protein, encoding MNNDIAEGKWKQMIGKAKTAWGELTDDELTKAEGRADKLAGLIQERYGKTRDEAELEVRRFFDRNRDF
- the earP gene encoding elongation factor P maturation arginine rhamnosyltransferase EarP, with the translated sequence MSSASTQASRPSRIACDIFCAVIDNFGDIGVCWRLARQLAGEHGWQVRLLVDDLHAFQKLNASVDVKRARQTVGGIVIEHWHEPAHAGDTLQVADVVIEAFACELPHAYIEAMARRERAPVWFNLEYLSGEDWVADFHLRPSPHPRHALMKTFFFPGLGKGTGGVLKEGDLDARRAAFETSPDARDAWWQAKTGGASPSKDATVISLFAYENPAVDSLLEQWRDANHEIVLLVPEGRISGAIARFFGLPTFAAGAQATRGSLRAHALAFTDQPGYDELLWASDINFVRGEDSFVRAQWAAKPFVWHIYPQADDAHLPKLDAALAHYAHGLPADARAALGRFWHAWNGNGTPDWSDWQRHRARLDARAAAWARELASIGDLAGNLAGFAKSQLK
- the efp gene encoding elongation factor P, which gives rise to MKIAQELRTGNVVMIGNDAMVVQKAEYNKSGRNAAVVKMKFKNLLTGAGMETVYKADDKFDVVVLDRKEVTYSYFADPMYVFMDADYNQYEVEAEMMGDALNYLEDGMTCEVVFYNEKAISVELPTTLVREIIYTEPAVKGDTSSGKVLKTAKLHTGFELQVPLFCNIGDKIEIDTRTNEYRSRA